Proteins encoded in a region of the Cloacibacillus sp. genome:
- a CDS encoding serine kinase encodes MTVSELCSALGGEVQCAGAGEREITEAIAGDLLSFIMGVAREGAAWVTIQAHLNVAAVAVLKDLPIIIIAAGRKAPDDLLERCNTENITVLSVPESLYEVCAKMHALGLKG; translated from the coding sequence TTGACAGTAAGCGAACTTTGCAGCGCGCTTGGCGGAGAGGTCCAGTGCGCCGGCGCCGGCGAAAGAGAGATAACAGAGGCTATAGCGGGCGACCTTTTGAGCTTCATAATGGGCGTGGCGCGCGAGGGCGCGGCCTGGGTGACGATACAGGCCCACCTCAACGTGGCCGCTGTGGCGGTGCTGAAAGACCTTCCAATAATAATCATAGCGGCGGGGCGCAAGGCCCCGGACGACCTGCTTGAACGCTGCAATACAGAAAACATAACGGTGCTCTCCGTTCCCGAGAGCCTTTATGAGGTCTGTGCGAAGATGCACGCGCTGGGGCTTAAGGGCTAG